A window of the Tessaracoccus sp. MC1865 genome harbors these coding sequences:
- a CDS encoding MFS transporter, whose translation MSALRRWWPLIALLALAFNLRPVAVSVGPVLTEISRDIGLDGFTAGLLTSLPTLCFAIFGAMAPWIARRIGAHRSILVALIALILGQAGRLLVDDSAAFLAFSTLALAGMAQANVLLPSLVRRHYPHQVGTATALYSLTLTIGVTLASTATVPMAHAFGGWRASLAAGVVIAFASLLCWLPLAIAAGRPKKGGEPDITLAAISRTRLGWALAIMFGVQSAQAYSVFGWLPTIFRTAGMDQTTAGYMLGIATGVGIVPAFLIPAYVARTRNPSALFLCLMAFLITGYLGLLNAPLAAPVLWSVAMALGTASFPLVLALFGTRAHSPAATAALSGFAQSVGYTIATLGPLSFGILYTLFDSWTPPIMLQLGLAVPMTIAGLYACQPRIIEDQLPRPH comes from the coding sequence TTGAGCGCGCTCCGCCGCTGGTGGCCGCTGATCGCGCTGCTGGCCCTGGCGTTCAATCTGCGCCCCGTCGCGGTCTCGGTCGGACCGGTCCTGACCGAGATCAGCCGCGACATCGGCCTCGACGGCTTCACCGCCGGTCTGCTCACGTCGCTTCCCACCCTCTGCTTCGCGATCTTCGGCGCCATGGCCCCCTGGATCGCCCGCCGCATCGGGGCGCACCGCTCGATCCTGGTCGCGCTCATCGCCCTGATCTTGGGGCAGGCGGGCCGGCTGCTGGTCGATGACTCAGCCGCATTCCTGGCGTTCTCCACCTTGGCGCTGGCGGGCATGGCGCAGGCGAACGTGTTGCTGCCCTCGCTGGTGCGCCGACACTACCCCCACCAGGTGGGGACGGCCACGGCCCTGTACTCCCTCACCCTGACCATCGGCGTGACGCTGGCCAGCACCGCCACCGTCCCCATGGCCCATGCCTTCGGGGGCTGGCGCGCCTCCCTCGCGGCCGGTGTGGTCATCGCCTTCGCCTCCCTGCTGTGCTGGCTGCCGCTCGCGATCGCCGCCGGGCGGCCGAAGAAGGGCGGCGAGCCCGACATCACGCTCGCGGCCATTTCGCGTACCAGGCTGGGCTGGGCGCTCGCCATCATGTTCGGCGTCCAATCGGCGCAGGCCTACTCGGTGTTCGGCTGGCTGCCCACCATCTTCCGCACGGCGGGCATGGACCAGACGACGGCGGGCTACATGCTCGGCATCGCCACCGGCGTCGGAATCGTCCCGGCCTTCCTCATCCCGGCCTACGTCGCCCGCACGCGCAACCCCAGCGCCCTCTTCCTGTGCCTGATGGCCTTCCTCATCACCGGCTACCTCGGGCTGCTGAACGCGCCGCTCGCCGCGCCCGTCCTTTGGTCCGTCGCCATGGCCCTGGGCACTGCGTCGTTCCCGCTCGTCCTGGCGCTGTTCGGCACCCGGGCACATTCCCCCGCGGCCACGGCGGCGCTCAGCGGCTTCGCCCAGTCAGTGGGCTACACCATCGCCACCCTCGGCCCGCTCAGCTTCGGCATCCTCTACACGTTGTTCGACTCCTGGACCCCTCCCATCATGCTGCAGTTGGGGTTGGCCGTCCCGATGACCATCGCCGGTCTGTACGCCTGCCAGCCCCGGATCATCGAGGACCAGCTCCCCCGTCCGCACTAA
- a CDS encoding AGE family epimerase/isomerase, whose translation MTDWLTAPTHRAWLQQETERLLAFGSAAPVAGQGAAYLDARGVPDPTRPIETWVTCRMVHVYSLGHLMGVPGSRPLAIRAMSGLTGALHDERHGGWFHTSARDGGKQAYDHAFVVLAGSSATVAGLPGGRELLDNALAVLDERFWDEAHGMVADAAEPDWSSVDPYRGINANMHTVEAMLAAADATWDQRWLERAERIASFARHQAAVHDWRLPEHYDDTWQPQLEYNEAQPEDRFRPYGATIGHGLEWARLFLHLEAATNNTDGTWLDAAQHLYNRAVTDGWGRDGAEGFVYTTGWDGTPVTTDRLHWVAAEAIGAAAALFHRTGDKRYAADYSRWWDHVAEHFLDPEHGSWHHQLDGGLRVATSVWPGKPDIYHALQATLIPRLPLAPQMAMALAQRQLV comes from the coding sequence ATGACTGACTGGCTGACCGCCCCCACTCATCGTGCCTGGCTGCAGCAGGAAACCGAGCGGCTCCTGGCGTTCGGGTCCGCCGCGCCGGTCGCCGGACAGGGCGCGGCCTACCTGGACGCCCGGGGCGTCCCGGACCCGACCAGACCCATCGAGACCTGGGTGACCTGCCGCATGGTGCACGTGTACTCGCTCGGCCACCTGATGGGGGTCCCCGGTTCGCGGCCCCTCGCCATCCGCGCGATGAGCGGGCTCACCGGCGCCCTCCATGATGAGCGGCACGGCGGATGGTTCCACACCTCCGCCAGGGACGGCGGCAAGCAGGCCTACGACCACGCGTTCGTGGTGCTGGCCGGCTCCTCCGCCACCGTCGCCGGACTGCCCGGGGGTCGCGAACTGCTCGACAACGCCCTGGCCGTCCTCGACGAACGCTTCTGGGACGAGGCGCACGGCATGGTGGCAGATGCCGCCGAGCCGGACTGGTCATCGGTGGATCCCTACCGCGGGATCAACGCGAACATGCACACCGTGGAGGCCATGCTCGCCGCCGCCGACGCCACCTGGGACCAGCGTTGGCTGGAACGGGCCGAGCGCATCGCCTCGTTCGCCCGCCACCAGGCCGCCGTCCACGACTGGCGCCTGCCGGAGCACTACGACGACACCTGGCAGCCGCAGCTGGAGTACAACGAGGCGCAGCCCGAGGACCGGTTCCGGCCCTACGGCGCCACCATCGGCCACGGGCTCGAATGGGCCCGCCTGTTCCTCCACCTCGAGGCGGCCACGAACAACACCGACGGCACCTGGCTCGACGCCGCCCAGCACCTCTACAACCGGGCGGTCACGGACGGCTGGGGCCGCGACGGGGCCGAGGGCTTCGTCTACACCACAGGCTGGGACGGCACCCCCGTCACGACGGACCGGCTGCACTGGGTCGCTGCCGAAGCCATCGGTGCGGCGGCCGCCCTGTTCCACCGCACCGGCGACAAGCGCTACGCCGCGGACTACTCACGCTGGTGGGACCATGTGGCGGAACACTTCCTCGACCCCGAGCACGGCTCGTGGCACCATCAGCTCGACGGCGGGCTCCGCGTCGCCACGTCGGTGTGGCCCGGCAAACCGGACATCTACCACGCCCTCCAGGCGACGCTGATCCCCCGCCTCCCCCTCGCACCGCAGATGGCCATGGCGTTGGCCCAACGGCAGCTCGTTTGA
- a CDS encoding TIGR03936 family radical SAM-associated protein: MSTRQPPVQQPPPEQKLRLRYAKRGPARFTSHRDFGRALERAIRRADLPMAYSSGFNPHPRISYASPSPTSASSEAEYVELGLSEACDPAKVVGALNEVLPQGFEMLDAAVAVKESLGDLLQASDWEIRLNCDPSALSAAVAELLSREHLTVERMTKRGMRAFDVREAIISLEVVDDGVLRLRSHIGTPLVRPDDVVAALRTIDETIPSEMLLNRLSQGPLKEGDIGDPLRPHN; encoded by the coding sequence ATGAGTACTCGCCAACCGCCTGTACAGCAGCCGCCACCGGAGCAGAAACTGCGCCTGCGTTACGCCAAGCGCGGCCCCGCGCGTTTCACGTCCCACCGCGACTTCGGGCGCGCCCTGGAGCGGGCCATCCGCAGGGCGGACCTCCCCATGGCGTACTCATCCGGTTTCAACCCGCACCCGCGCATCTCCTACGCCAGCCCGTCGCCCACCTCCGCGTCGTCGGAGGCGGAGTACGTGGAACTCGGGCTCAGCGAGGCCTGTGATCCGGCGAAGGTGGTCGGGGCGCTCAACGAGGTACTGCCCCAAGGCTTCGAGATGCTCGATGCCGCGGTGGCGGTCAAGGAGTCGCTGGGGGACCTCCTGCAAGCCTCGGACTGGGAGATCCGGCTCAACTGCGACCCAAGTGCGCTGAGCGCCGCCGTGGCGGAGCTGCTCAGCCGCGAGCACCTCACCGTCGAGCGCATGACCAAACGCGGCATGCGCGCGTTCGACGTGCGGGAGGCCATCATCTCGCTCGAGGTCGTCGACGATGGAGTGTTGCGCCTGCGCTCCCACATCGGCACTCCGCTGGTGCGGCCCGACGACGTGGTGGCCGCGCTGCGCACCATCGACGAGACGATCCCCAGCGAGATGTTGCTCAATCGGCTCAGCCAGGGGCCACTCAAAGAAGGCGACATCGGGGACCCCCTGCGTCCGCACAACTGA